The uncultured Paludibaculum sp. sequence CTCGCCGTCATGCGCCTGCACGATCCCATAGATGACTGCCAGGCCCAAACCCACGCCCTTGCCTTCCGGCTTCGACGTGAAGAAGGGATCGAAGATCTTGCTGAGGTTTTCTGGCGAAATGCCTTCGCCATTGTCCTTGACGATCATTTCGACGCTCTTGCCGTCGTCGGCCGCCCGGGTGCGGACGAAGACCTTGCCGCCGCCTTTACTTTGCGTCGCTTCGGCCGCATTCAGCACGAGGTTGAGCACCACCTGCTGCATCTGCGAGGGGTCGCACGAGACGCTGGGCAGATCGTTCGGTAGATCCACGTCGACGGCGGTGTCGCAGAGTTTCAGCTTGTGCGCGGCCAGGGTGAGCGTCGACCGGATGATGCGATTCAAATCGGCTGGTGTGCGCTGCGGCTTGGAGCGGCGTGAGAAGGCGAGCAGGTCGGACACGATGCGGCCCACGCGCGCGGTCTCGGTGGCAACCTGGCCGAGATACTTGCGGAAGTCGGCCAGCCGGTTGGGCGGCACGCCGTCTTCCTTGAGGATGCGCTGCATGAGCATGGCGAGGTTGAGTACGCCAGAAACCGGGTTGTTGATCTCATGAGCGACGCTGGCGGCCAGTTGGCCCAGCGAGGCCAGACGGTCGTTGTGCAGCAGCTTCTGCTGGGCCGCCTTCAACTGTTGCGTGCGGTCCTCCACCTTCTTTTCCAGGCTTTGGGTGAACGTGTTGATCTCATCCATGGCCGCCTGCAGGCGGTGTCGCATGGTGTTGAATGAGTTCACCAGCGCATCCATCTCCTCGCTGCTGTGGCTGATCTGGATGCGGGTGCCGAGTTCCATTTCGCTGACGGCGCGGGTGCCTTCA is a genomic window containing:
- a CDS encoding ATP-binding protein: MPRRLSSKLIVSLTVIVILINVVAGFVYLRVQNQHTLETMILGADQLSRSITSATWHAMKDDHRSAAYDIMSVIAAKQGVDRIRMFNREGRLMFSTKKGDHAQLMTVSEQPCVACHGSMPVKVEVAPSSRVRIYSGTDGRDSLNMVTPIYNEASCSQAECHAHPARTRVLGVLDVALNLDPVRQEEAAMTQHTVVTTGITIAMTAVFIFFFVRFFVAVPIRELIEGTRAVSEMELGTRIQISHSSEEMDALVNSFNTMRHRLQAAMDEINTFTQSLEKKVEDRTQQLKAAQQKLLHNDRLASLGQLAASVAHEINNPVSGVLNLAMLMQRILKEDGVPPNRLADFRKYLGQVATETARVGRIVSDLLAFSRRSKPQRTPADLNRIIRSTLTLAAHKLKLCDTAVDVDLPNDLPSVSCDPSQMQQVVLNLVLNAAEATQSKGGGKVFVRTRAADDGKSVEMIVKDNGEGISPENLSKIFDPFFTSKPEGKGVGLGLAVIYGIVQAHDGEIDVKSTLGEGATFTVTIPMESAVKPAESQTEHTV